The Dyadobacter subterraneus genome window below encodes:
- a CDS encoding sugar phosphate isomerase/epimerase family protein, producing MNRRQFVNTSIAGLGTFAFLETIAKENSPTFEKTNASSLKILATNWGYEGTVDAFCAAAKKEGYDGAEFWWPQGKKEQDELFAALKKHGLEVGFLCGAGLKDYSAHLDFFKKSIDAATKSEIKPLYINCHSGRDHFSYDQNKAFIDHTSEASEKSGIPIYHETHRARMLFAAHIARNFIEKNPKLKLTLDISHWCNVAETLLEDQEETVKLALSRTGHIHARIGHPEGPQVNDPRAPEWESALKAHLAWWDVVVERKIKSGEQITFLTEFGPPHYMPTVPFTNQPLADQWGINVFMMHLLRKRYSK from the coding sequence ATGAATCGTAGACAATTTGTAAACACCTCAATTGCAGGATTAGGCACTTTTGCATTCCTAGAAACAATTGCAAAAGAGAATTCCCCGACATTTGAAAAAACCAATGCCAGTTCTCTGAAAATTCTGGCAACAAATTGGGGTTATGAAGGAACAGTTGATGCATTTTGCGCTGCTGCAAAAAAGGAAGGATATGACGGTGCGGAATTCTGGTGGCCACAAGGCAAAAAGGAACAGGATGAGTTATTTGCCGCTCTGAAAAAGCATGGTTTAGAGGTAGGATTTTTATGCGGAGCTGGCCTGAAAGATTATTCAGCACATCTCGATTTTTTCAAAAAATCAATTGATGCAGCAACAAAATCAGAAATCAAACCACTTTATATCAATTGTCATAGCGGAAGAGATCATTTCAGTTATGATCAGAATAAAGCATTTATAGACCATACCAGCGAAGCTTCGGAGAAAAGTGGAATTCCAATTTATCACGAAACGCATCGTGCAAGAATGCTTTTCGCAGCCCATATCGCAAGAAATTTTATTGAGAAAAACCCCAAATTAAAATTAACGCTTGATATTTCGCATTGGTGTAATGTCGCGGAAACTTTGCTGGAAGATCAGGAAGAAACGGTAAAACTGGCCCTTTCCCGGACAGGACATATCCATGCGCGTATCGGGCATCCGGAAGGTCCGCAGGTTAATGATCCGCGTGCTCCTGAATGGGAATCTGCGTTAAAAGCGCATTTGGCCTGGTGGGATGTTGTTGTGGAAAGGAAAATAAAAAGCGGAGAACAAATTACGTTTTTGACAGAATTTGGTCCTCCGCATTATATGCCAACGGTTCCATTCACCAACCAGCCGCTCGCCGATCAATGGGGAATTAATGTTTTTATGATGCACTTGCTGAGAAAGCGTTATAGCAAATAG
- the leuB gene encoding 3-isopropylmalate dehydrogenase, giving the protein MKKNILIVPGDGIGQEVTEVGKKVLIKIAEKFGHEFIYDEALMGHVAIEATGNPLPDETLEKMRASDAILFGAVGHPKYDNDPTAKVRPEQGLLKMRKELGLYANLRPIKLFDELLGASSIKPEILKGSDILFFRELTGDIYFGEKGRKNDGDTAYDIAEYSRYEVERIARKAFEAARTRGKKLCSVDKANVLETSRLWREVVQALAPEYPDITVEHQFVDSAAMMLIKDPRRFDVVVTANLFGDILTDEASQIAGSMGMLASASVGDSTGVYEPIHGSGHDITGMGVANPMASVLSAALLLDISFGLKAESDAIISAIDQVLKAGFRTRDIADSTTAPELILGTDAIGEEILKRI; this is encoded by the coding sequence ATGAAGAAGAACATCTTAATAGTACCTGGTGACGGAATCGGACAGGAAGTTACAGAAGTTGGAAAAAAAGTTCTGATTAAAATTGCTGAGAAATTCGGACACGAATTCATTTATGACGAAGCATTAATGGGCCACGTTGCGATTGAAGCAACTGGAAATCCACTTCCGGACGAAACTTTGGAAAAAATGCGTGCTTCTGATGCGATCTTGTTCGGAGCTGTTGGTCACCCAAAATATGATAACGACCCAACTGCAAAAGTTCGTCCGGAACAAGGGTTGCTTAAAATGCGTAAGGAACTGGGTTTGTACGCCAATTTACGCCCTATCAAACTTTTTGATGAATTATTGGGTGCTTCTTCAATCAAACCTGAAATCCTTAAAGGCTCTGATATCCTTTTCTTCCGCGAATTGACTGGTGATATTTATTTTGGAGAAAAAGGCCGTAAAAACGACGGAGATACTGCCTACGATATCGCTGAATACAGCCGTTATGAGGTAGAACGCATTGCGCGCAAAGCTTTCGAAGCTGCTCGTACACGTGGTAAAAAATTATGTTCTGTTGACAAAGCAAACGTTTTGGAAACAAGCAGACTGTGGCGTGAAGTGGTTCAGGCGCTTGCACCTGAATACCCGGATATCACGGTTGAACATCAATTTGTTGATTCCGCTGCGATGATGCTTATCAAGGATCCACGCCGTTTTGATGTGGTTGTAACAGCGAATTTATTCGGTGATATTTTGACAGATGAAGCAAGTCAGATTGCCGGTTCAATGGGAATGCTGGCATCGGCTTCAGTAGGAGACAGCACTGGTGTTTACGAACCAATCCACGGTTCAGGACATGACATCACAGGCATGGGTGTTGCTAATCCAATGGCTTCGGTACTTTCTGCTGCTTTGCTACTTGATATTTCGTTCGGTTTGAAAGCTGAGTCTGATGCAATTATCTCTGCCATTGATCAGGTTTTGAAAGCTGGTTTCCGTACGCGTGACATCGCTGATTCCACAACTGCACCAGAATTAATTCTAGGAACCGATGCAATTGGTGAAGAGATTTTAAAACGTATTTAA
- the purU gene encoding formyltetrahydrofolate deformylase: MNHRHILLMDGPDHKGLIYQVTRVLFEHNQNIIRNDEYVSPSAYFFMRTEFEGETDATELLQILREELPAGINLRLNPKKKKDIVVLVTKEHHCLGELLLRYAFDELDANILAVISNYNTLQPLVSKFGIPFHFISHENRTREEHEEAILRTLDVYRPEYLVLAKYMRIITPEFVNHFPDRIVNIHHSFLPAFIGANPYRQAYERGVKIIGATAHFVNNDLDEGPIIAQDVKSVDHRQTASDMSTLGRDTEKRVLTSALKLVFNDRVFIHNNRTIIL; this comes from the coding sequence ATGAATCACCGCCATATATTGCTGATGGACGGCCCGGATCATAAAGGGCTTATTTATCAGGTAACCCGTGTACTTTTTGAGCATAATCAAAACATTATTCGTAATGATGAATATGTAAGTCCGTCGGCTTATTTTTTCATGCGTACTGAATTTGAAGGAGAAACGGACGCGACAGAATTATTGCAAATTCTTAGAGAAGAGTTACCAGCTGGTATTAATCTTCGTTTGAATCCCAAAAAGAAAAAAGATATTGTTGTTTTGGTGACGAAAGAACATCATTGCCTGGGCGAATTATTACTTCGTTATGCTTTTGATGAGCTGGATGCAAATATCCTGGCTGTAATCAGTAATTATAACACCTTGCAGCCACTGGTTAGCAAATTCGGTATTCCCTTTCATTTTATTTCACACGAAAACAGAACCCGGGAAGAACACGAAGAAGCAATTTTGAGAACACTAGACGTATACCGACCGGAATATCTGGTTTTGGCTAAATATATGCGGATTATCACGCCGGAATTCGTCAATCATTTTCCGGATCGGATCGTAAATATCCATCATTCCTTTTTACCTGCGTTTATAGGAGCAAACCCCTATCGTCAGGCTTACGAACGCGGTGTGAAGATTATAGGCGCGACAGCTCATTTTGTAAATAATGATCTGGATGAAGGGCCAATTATCGCACAGGACGTGAAATCAGTGGATCACAGGCAAACAGCAAGCGACATGTCGACTTTGGGAAGAGATACCGAAAAACGAGTCTTAACATCAGCTTTAAAGCTTGTTTTCAACGACCGCGTTTTCATTCACAACAACAGAACCATCATTTTATGA
- the leuD gene encoding 3-isopropylmalate dehydratase small subunit has product MAYDKFTILKSTAVPLPIENVDTDQIIPARFLKATKREGFGDNLFRDWRYNGDDTPKQDFVLNNPIYSGKILVGGRNFGSGSSREHAAWAIYDYGFRCVVSSFFADIFKGNSLNIGILPVQVSEEFLDKIFQAIEADPNAELEVNLPEQTITIVASGESEKFDINGYKKHNMINGFDDIDYLQAMKSDIKEFEAQRLY; this is encoded by the coding sequence ATGGCTTACGACAAATTCACCATATTAAAAAGTACGGCAGTTCCTTTGCCGATTGAAAACGTTGATACTGACCAGATTATTCCAGCGCGTTTTCTAAAAGCTACAAAACGTGAAGGTTTTGGAGATAATCTTTTCAGAGACTGGCGCTACAACGGCGACGATACTCCTAAACAAGATTTCGTGTTGAACAACCCGATTTATTCAGGTAAAATCCTTGTTGGCGGACGCAATTTCGGAAGCGGATCAAGCCGCGAACATGCCGCCTGGGCGATCTATGACTACGGTTTCCGTTGTGTCGTTTCAAGTTTCTTTGCAGATATTTTCAAAGGTAACTCACTGAATATAGGAATTTTACCGGTTCAGGTAAGTGAGGAATTCCTTGACAAAATATTCCAGGCAATTGAAGCTGATCCAAATGCAGAGCTTGAAGTAAATCTTCCTGAACAAACAATCACAATCGTGGCATCAGGCGAGAGCGAAAAATTCGATATCAATGGCTACAAAAAACACAATATGATTAATGGCTTTGATGATATTGATTATCTGCAGGCTATGAAAAGCGATATCAAAGAATTTGAAGCACAAAGACTATATTAA
- a CDS encoding alpha-isopropylmalate synthase regulatory domain-containing protein, protein MNKRYIEIMDTTLRDGEQTSGVSFSASEKLTIAQLLLQEVKVDRIEIASARVSEGEFEAVKKITSWANQNGFIDKIEVLTFVDGNASINWMLNSGAKVMNLLTKGSLNHLTFQLKKTPQQHFEDIEQVIELAQSKGISCNVYLEDWSNGMRTSREYVFAALDFLTKQPVKRILLPDTLGILTPTESYEFVKSIVDRYPDNHFEFHAHNDYDLSIANVMEAIRAGAHGLHLTVNGMGERAGNACLASTIAVIKDFMPEVETSVVERSLYKISKIVETFSGIRIPSNRPIVGESVFTQTAGIHADGDKKNNLYFSNLMPERFGRLRSYALGKTSGKANIENNLKDIGITLSDADLKKVTQRIIELGDRKEVVTPEDLPYIISDVLDSSAIEEKVVILNYVLTHSKNLKPSATLQITFGDEIYEENAQGDGQYDAFMNALKKIYAKKGISLPMLTDYTVRIPPGGKTDALCETIITWEINGKDVKTRGLDSDQTVSAIQATQKMLNLLGVPSALDLNPKIEEVKQEFQKA, encoded by the coding sequence ATGAATAAACGCTATATAGAAATAATGGACACGACACTCCGGGATGGAGAACAAACATCCGGAGTGTCGTTTTCCGCATCTGAAAAGCTGACAATTGCTCAGCTCTTGTTGCAAGAAGTAAAAGTTGACAGGATAGAAATCGCTTCGGCAAGAGTTTCCGAAGGAGAATTTGAAGCGGTTAAAAAAATTACAAGCTGGGCAAATCAAAACGGTTTTATCGATAAAATCGAAGTTTTGACTTTTGTAGATGGTAACGCATCGATCAACTGGATGCTTAATTCCGGCGCAAAAGTAATGAATCTGCTTACCAAAGGTTCATTAAACCACCTCACCTTTCAATTAAAAAAGACTCCGCAGCAGCATTTTGAAGACATTGAACAAGTTATTGAACTTGCGCAATCGAAAGGAATCAGCTGTAATGTTTATCTCGAAGATTGGAGTAATGGCATGCGTACTTCCCGTGAATACGTTTTTGCAGCGTTAGACTTTTTGACAAAACAGCCTGTAAAACGAATTCTTTTACCCGATACATTAGGCATCCTTACGCCCACTGAATCTTATGAATTTGTAAAATCAATCGTCGATCGTTATCCTGATAATCATTTCGAATTTCATGCGCATAATGATTATGACCTAAGCATCGCCAATGTTATGGAAGCAATTCGGGCCGGTGCACATGGACTTCATTTGACGGTAAATGGCATGGGCGAAAGGGCTGGAAATGCTTGTTTGGCCAGCACAATTGCGGTGATAAAAGATTTTATGCCAGAGGTTGAAACTTCGGTTGTTGAGCGGTCTTTATACAAAATCAGTAAGATCGTTGAAACATTTTCAGGTATAAGAATTCCTTCTAACCGTCCGATTGTCGGAGAAAGTGTTTTCACGCAAACCGCTGGTATTCATGCAGATGGAGATAAAAAGAATAATCTCTATTTCAGTAATCTGATGCCGGAACGCTTCGGAAGACTGCGTTCCTATGCCTTGGGTAAAACTTCCGGAAAAGCGAATATTGAGAATAACTTGAAAGATATCGGGATTACATTATCTGATGCGGACCTTAAAAAAGTTACCCAGCGAATCATTGAGCTTGGCGACAGGAAAGAGGTTGTAACACCGGAAGATCTCCCCTATATCATTTCTGACGTACTGGATAGCAGCGCGATTGAAGAGAAAGTTGTTATACTGAACTATGTATTGACACATTCAAAAAATCTTAAACCATCTGCTACTTTACAGATTACTTTTGGTGACGAGATTTATGAAGAGAATGCGCAGGGTGACGGTCAGTATGATGCATTCATGAATGCGTTGAAAAAGATCTATGCGAAAAAAGGAATTTCCTTGCCGATGCTAACAGATTATACCGTTCGAATTCCGCCGGGAGGAAAAACGGATGCACTTTGTGAAACCATCATTACCTGGGAAATAAATGGTAAAGATGTAAAAACCAGAGGTTTGGATTCTGACCAGACAGTTTCGGCAATTCAGGCAACGCAGAAAATGTTGAACTTGTTGGGTGTTCCGAGTGCGCTTGATTTGAATCCAAAAATTGAGGAGGTCAAGCAGGAGTTTCAGAAAGCTTAA
- a CDS encoding GAF domain-containing protein — protein sequence MAEELIIPIGTDRKEIYEALLPQINALIETESDLTANLANIAAALKESFGFFWVGFYVAKEGQLVLGPFQGPIACTRIPFHKGVCGASYSQQKTIIVPDVDQFPGHIACASASKSEIVLPVFHRNGTVAMVLDVDSDQLNDFSETDAEGLQSILTLLERKL from the coding sequence ATGGCTGAAGAATTAATAATACCTATCGGAACGGATCGTAAGGAAATTTACGAAGCGTTATTACCACAAATCAATGCTTTGATCGAAACAGAAAGCGACCTGACTGCAAACCTTGCTAACATCGCTGCTGCATTAAAAGAATCTTTCGGATTCTTTTGGGTTGGTTTTTATGTAGCAAAAGAAGGGCAACTCGTTCTGGGACCATTCCAGGGACCGATTGCCTGCACAAGAATTCCTTTCCATAAAGGCGTTTGCGGAGCAAGTTATTCGCAGCAGAAAACGATTATTGTACCGGATGTTGATCAATTTCCCGGTCATATCGCCTGTGCATCTGCTTCAAAATCCGAAATCGTTCTTCCGGTTTTCCATAGAAATGGGACAGTAGCAATGGTTTTAGACGTGGATAGCGACCAGTTAAATGACTTTTCTGAAACAGATGCGGAAGGATTGCAGAGTATTTTAACGCTTCTGGAAAGAAAGTTATAG
- a CDS encoding c-type cytochrome domain-containing protein, with the protein MVILFQATDWTYFIGRFHPVLVHLPIGFLLIAALLEIGKRTGKISVSDSSITFILFWSAIGATMACIAGYLLSLGGGYDEELLSDHQWQGIGVAVFAWIAWLFKSGKISIGSAIYLPALGLSTILTFTAGHDGGSLTHGDGYLTQYTPEPFRSLAGIPPRTEEKTEIKPITDINQAVVYKDIVQPILEMRCVQCHNANKQKGGLRMDNMAMLLKGGEDGPVFVSGKALESAMIKRCLLPETDDDHMPPKGKPQLSDSQIALLSWWIEQGASADKKVSDLKISEQVKPALASLTSGSGGENTKSDESPVLTLQVPVPNEKAVEAIKKTGLLVMPISHDKNLLEVSAVNASGFGDGQINLLSPLSEQIIWLKLGSTKVTDAATKEIAKLKNLNKLHLEYTAVTDAGLIALKDLQYLEYINLVGTKVTDAGLKNLASSKSLKNIYIWKSAVTENGIAEVQKLHPDLHIINGFNEAKVAEFLKAGDTIKKEEKPRIQ; encoded by the coding sequence ATGGTGATCCTCTTTCAGGCCACAGACTGGACTTATTTTATTGGACGTTTTCATCCGGTTCTGGTGCATTTGCCGATTGGGTTTTTGCTGATCGCGGCACTTTTGGAGATTGGCAAACGAACCGGGAAAATTTCAGTAAGCGATTCTTCAATCACCTTTATTCTGTTCTGGTCGGCCATTGGCGCTACGATGGCTTGTATTGCAGGATATCTTTTATCGCTTGGTGGAGGATATGATGAGGAATTATTGAGTGACCATCAGTGGCAAGGAATTGGCGTGGCCGTTTTTGCCTGGATCGCCTGGTTATTTAAGTCAGGGAAAATTTCAATCGGCTCTGCTATATATCTTCCTGCGTTGGGACTTTCCACGATTTTGACATTTACAGCCGGCCATGACGGCGGTTCACTTACGCATGGAGACGGATATTTGACGCAATATACACCTGAACCTTTTCGATCCTTAGCGGGAATTCCTCCGCGAACAGAAGAAAAAACGGAAATAAAACCAATTACGGATATTAATCAGGCAGTTGTTTACAAAGATATTGTTCAGCCAATTCTGGAAATGCGCTGTGTACAATGCCATAATGCGAATAAGCAAAAAGGTGGATTGCGGATGGATAACATGGCTATGCTGCTGAAAGGTGGCGAAGACGGGCCGGTATTTGTTTCTGGAAAAGCATTGGAAAGTGCCATGATCAAGCGCTGTCTGCTTCCTGAAACAGACGATGACCATATGCCGCCAAAAGGAAAACCGCAGCTCTCAGATTCACAAATTGCCTTATTGAGCTGGTGGATTGAGCAGGGTGCTTCCGCGGATAAAAAGGTGTCTGATCTAAAAATTTCTGAACAGGTTAAGCCAGCTCTTGCCTCATTGACTTCTGGCTCAGGAGGTGAAAATACAAAAAGTGATGAATCGCCGGTTTTAACTTTACAAGTGCCGGTACCTAATGAAAAAGCAGTCGAAGCTATAAAAAAGACTGGACTTCTGGTCATGCCCATTTCTCATGATAAAAATCTTTTGGAAGTAAGTGCGGTAAATGCGTCGGGTTTTGGAGATGGACAAATCAATCTACTATCACCATTATCAGAACAAATTATCTGGCTTAAACTAGGTAGTACGAAGGTGACCGATGCAGCGACAAAAGAAATCGCCAAGCTTAAAAACCTGAACAAACTGCATTTGGAATATACCGCTGTAACGGACGCAGGTTTAATCGCTCTGAAAGATTTGCAATACCTGGAATATATCAATTTGGTTGGAACAAAAGTTACTGATGCCGGTTTGAAAAATCTTGCTTCTTCAAAAAGTCTGAAAAATATCTATATCTGGAAATCTGCTGTTACTGAAAATGGCATTGCCGAAGTACAAAAATTACATCCGGATCTGCATATTATTAATGGATTTAATGAGGCGAAAGTTGCTGAATTTCTTAAAGCCGGAGATACAATTAAGAAAGAGGAAAAACCAAGAATTCAATAA
- a CDS encoding 2-isopropylmalate synthase yields the protein MSQRVQIFDTTLRDGEQVPGSQLTTEEKIIVATQLEKLGVDVIEAGFPISSPGDFRSVVEISKAVREPIICALSRAVTGDIDAAGDALEFAKRGRIHTGIGSSDIHIQHKFNTTREKIIERAIAATKYAKGKVEDVEFYCEDAGRADLVFLAQLVEAVIAAGATVVNIPDTTGYCLPEEYGAKIKYIFENVKGIHKATISIHCHNDLGLATANSLAGIREGARQVEVTMNGIGERAGNTSLEEVVMALNVHKELGYETGVNTQLIYPTSQLVSKMMRMPVQANKAIVGRNAFAHSSGIHQDGHLKNTLNYEIMNPQDVGVDKSDIVLTARSGRHALKHRLELLGFTFEKAILDDLYKKFLDVADLKKEVNDKDLVDLARTVVIA from the coding sequence ATGAGTCAACGAGTTCAAATCTTCGACACAACATTACGCGACGGCGAACAAGTCCCGGGAAGCCAATTGACAACAGAAGAAAAGATAATTGTAGCTACACAACTCGAAAAACTGGGGGTAGATGTTATTGAAGCCGGATTTCCTATTTCAAGTCCCGGTGATTTCAGATCCGTGGTTGAAATTTCAAAAGCAGTTCGTGAACCGATTATTTGTGCGCTTTCACGTGCTGTAACGGGCGATATCGATGCCGCCGGAGATGCACTTGAATTTGCTAAAAGAGGTCGTATTCACACAGGAATTGGTTCTTCTGATATTCATATTCAGCATAAATTCAATACGACAAGAGAGAAGATCATTGAAAGAGCAATTGCTGCTACGAAATATGCCAAAGGAAAGGTAGAAGACGTAGAATTTTATTGTGAAGATGCGGGTAGAGCTGACCTTGTTTTTCTTGCACAACTGGTTGAGGCTGTGATTGCTGCGGGTGCAACGGTGGTAAATATTCCTGATACAACGGGATATTGCTTGCCTGAGGAATATGGTGCTAAAATCAAATATATTTTCGAAAATGTAAAAGGAATTCATAAAGCAACAATTTCTATTCACTGTCATAATGATCTTGGTTTAGCGACTGCTAACTCATTGGCTGGTATCCGTGAAGGTGCCCGCCAGGTTGAGGTGACCATGAATGGAATCGGTGAGCGCGCCGGAAACACTTCATTGGAAGAAGTGGTGATGGCTTTGAATGTTCATAAAGAATTAGGTTACGAAACGGGCGTGAATACGCAATTGATTTACCCAACCAGCCAGTTGGTATCAAAAATGATGCGTATGCCGGTTCAAGCTAACAAAGCGATTGTGGGACGTAACGCATTTGCGCATTCGTCAGGAATTCATCAGGATGGCCACCTAAAAAATACGCTTAATTACGAGATCATGAATCCACAGGATGTGGGCGTTGATAAATCGGATATCGTATTGACAGCACGTAGCGGTCGCCATGCTTTGAAACACCGTTTAGAACTTCTTGGCTTCACTTTTGAGAAAGCGATCCTTGATGATCTTTACAAAAAATTCCTGGATGTAGCCGATTTGAAGAAAGAAGTTAACGATAAAGATTTAGTGGATTTGGCACGTACAGTTGTCATCGCTTAA
- the leuC gene encoding 3-isopropylmalate dehydratase large subunit, whose protein sequence is MSNQASTLFDKVWDAHVVRKIEDGPDVFFIDRHFIHEVTSPVAFLGLETRNIGVIYPERTFATADHNTPTINQHLPVQDPLSANQLKALETNSAKYGISHWGLGNARNGIVHVVGPENGITLPGMTIVCGDSHTSTHGAFGAIAFGIGTSEVEMVLSSQCIMQPKPKKMRVNVNGKLGKAVTPKDVTLYIISKLTTAGATGYFVEYAGDVFENMSMEGRMTVCNMSIEMGARGGMIAPDQTTFDYIEGREQAPKGEKWDKALAYWKTLKTDADAVFDKEYTFNAEDIEPMITYGTNPGMGQGISLNIPTAEQAEGGKATYDKSLNYMGFHENESMLGKKIDYVFIGSCTNGRIEDFRAFASIVKGRKKADNVTAWVVPGSHIVEAQIKEEGILDILTEAGFELRQPGCSACLAMNDDKIPAGKYAVSTSNRNFEGRQGPGARTLLASPLVAAAAAVTGVVTDPRDLL, encoded by the coding sequence ATGAGTAATCAAGCGAGTACCCTTTTTGACAAAGTGTGGGATGCACACGTTGTTCGTAAAATTGAAGATGGCCCGGACGTGTTTTTTATCGACCGTCATTTTATCCATGAAGTAACCAGCCCGGTTGCGTTCTTGGGACTTGAAACCAGAAATATTGGTGTTATCTATCCTGAGCGCACTTTCGCAACGGCTGATCATAATACACCTACAATCAATCAACACCTTCCTGTTCAGGATCCGCTTTCTGCCAATCAGCTTAAAGCTTTGGAAACAAACTCAGCGAAGTACGGTATTTCTCACTGGGGTCTGGGTAACGCAAGAAATGGTATCGTACACGTAGTAGGACCTGAAAATGGTATTACGCTACCGGGTATGACGATTGTTTGCGGTGATTCACATACATCTACACACGGTGCATTTGGCGCCATTGCTTTTGGTATTGGTACTTCTGAGGTTGAAATGGTACTTTCTTCTCAGTGTATTATGCAGCCAAAACCTAAAAAAATGCGTGTAAACGTAAATGGAAAATTAGGTAAGGCAGTAACGCCAAAAGACGTTACGTTATATATTATTTCAAAATTGACAACGGCTGGTGCTACGGGTTATTTTGTAGAATACGCTGGTGATGTTTTTGAAAATATGTCGATGGAAGGCCGTATGACGGTTTGTAACATGAGTATCGAAATGGGTGCCCGTGGTGGTATGATCGCTCCTGATCAGACTACTTTTGACTACATTGAAGGACGTGAGCAAGCTCCAAAAGGCGAGAAATGGGATAAAGCATTGGCCTATTGGAAAACTTTGAAAACAGACGCAGATGCTGTTTTTGATAAAGAATATACTTTCAACGCTGAGGATATTGAGCCAATGATCACTTACGGAACAAATCCGGGAATGGGTCAGGGAATTTCATTGAATATCCCAACGGCAGAACAGGCAGAAGGAGGAAAAGCGACATATGACAAATCATTGAATTACATGGGCTTCCATGAAAATGAGTCGATGTTGGGTAAAAAGATTGACTACGTATTTATCGGTAGCTGCACAAACGGTCGTATCGAAGATTTCCGTGCTTTTGCATCGATCGTAAAAGGACGTAAAAAAGCGGATAACGTGACCGCATGGGTTGTTCCGGGTTCTCACATCGTTGAAGCTCAGATCAAAGAAGAAGGAATTCTTGATATCCTGACCGAAGCAGGTTTCGAACTTCGTCAGCCAGGCTGCTCTGCATGTCTTGCGATGAACGATGATAAAATCCCGGCTGGTAAATATGCTGTGAGTACATCAAACAGAAATTTCGAAGGTCGTCAGGGTCCGGGAGCGCGTACACTTTTGGCAAGTCCGCTGGTTGCTGCTGCTGCTGCTGTTACGGGAGTTGTTACGGATCCTAGGGATTTACTATAA